From Punica granatum isolate Tunisia-2019 chromosome 1, ASM765513v2, whole genome shotgun sequence:
GGACTGAAGGACTACGAAGACTACCGGAGGTCTCTGTACGGAGGGATCACACACAAGGCTCTGCTGGTTGACGCCGTTGGTACTCTCGTTGTGCCTTCTCAGCCCATGGCTCAGGTAATCTCTCTGAAGGCCTATCACTAGCCTGTTAATCTGCTGGATATCTTACCATATCATGCCGATCACAGCTGCATCATCAGTAGCCGTCTCTCTGATATTGCTTAGAGCATTGACAATCATAATAGAACTCGAAACGAATTGCATTTGCGGGTGTTCATTGTGTCTTCTTTCGCATTGAGCTTCTTCAAATGGCCGGCAGCCTCTACGGGGGTGGATTGCTCGACTTACTCATCATCTCGGGATTAATGACGGACTCTTGTAACTACTCGGATGAGCATGATAAGATGGTTTGGTATTTAATCTTCTGTTGCAGATATACAGGCAGATTGGAGAGAAGTATGGTGTGGAGTACTCAGAGGATGAAATACTGAACCGATACAGACGGGCTTATGAGCAACCTTGGGGCAGATCTCGTCTCAGGTCggttatttacttatttagcGTTCGGCTGATTTCTCTTATTGCAGGCTCTGCTCGAACCATGTATGCAATAGTTTCATCTGTTCACTGTTTGCAGCGTTGATTGTTATTTGTTCGAGTTGCTATAATCGTTATTTGTTCTTTTGTGCTCTATTTCCTGATCAATTTTCTGGGGTTCACCTTGACATGGATGGAGGATAAGTGACAAAAGTTAGGCTGAAGTTACACATCTCTCCCCCAATGTGTTGTATTATTTAGTCCGTGGTGCGGACAATTGGATGTGTACTGTAGATTTTGCAAGTCCTCTGGGAAATCATCAAAGACATACAACAACCATCCCTCCGCTTTTCCTGGCGGGAATCAATCATCTTATCAGCTGACATTGTGGTTGTAATTTGGCCAATTTGTGGTTGGGTGATAAGTCACATCTTCAATTCACTTTTTGATCTCTTCCTGTTCTCGAACTTTTACCAACTTTAAACTCTCCTTCTTAGATTTGTATCATGTAGACTGCATAAAAGGCTCAATACCTTTACGAGCTAGTTATAGACTTGATGCTATATTGTGGGAACGAACAGATTATTTGGTTTTGTTGACAAGGTACTAGCATGTTGCTTTGTTTCCTGCAGATATGTTAATGATGGGAGACCCTTTTGGCAGTTCATAGTTAGCTCTTCCACTGGCTGTTCCGATTCTCAGTACTTTGAGGAGCTCTACAACTATTATATGACTGACAaggtttgtttttcttttcctttttgggtgGTGCTTCATTTGCAAGTGCGGAAGGTCACTTACAAGTTGCACACGTTTCTGTCTGCAGGCCTGGCACCTCTGTGACCCTGATGCTGAGAAAGTCTTTAAAGCTTTGAAGAGGGCAGGGGTGAAAATAGCTGTTGTGTCTAACTTCGACACTCGCTTGAGACCTGTCTTGCGGGCTTTAAACTGCGATCACTGGTTTGATGCTGTGGCTGTCTCAGCCGAGGTAGGGTCTCATGCTGCCTATCAGTGAGCTATTATTGCTTCAATCCCCTTCAGCTGCTCCGATCATTTATCCCCTTACTCCCTCATCTGCATGAAAACCTTCTACTTCGCTGCACTCATCGGCTGTAGTCGGAGAGATAGGACTAGTTGTTTTTTGTCATcctgggcttgttgatacttGGACTACATAGATTAGGAGCTTGTGTTCTAATACTTACTTCGGTACAACTCTGCATCACTTTGTGATCCTCATGTCCTGCAAACAGGTGGAAGCAGAGAAGCCAAATCCAACGATATTTCTGAAAGCATGTGAACTGCTAGATGTAAAGCCCGAGGACGCGGTCCATGTGGGAGATGATCGTAGGAATGATATATGGGGCGCAAGAGATGCAGGTTGCGATGCTTGGCTGTGGGGAAGCGATGTTCATTCCTTTAAAGAGGTGAATACCCTACCTCCTCTTAATTTGCAAGTACTACGTATTACTCTCTATCAGGTCATTCGAGATCTTCCAATTGGAGAACCATGCTTAGAAGCCAGcagaattaattaaaatcagCAGTGCATAAAATACATTTTAACTTTCTTCTGATCTTTCTTAATTAAGTTCGTCCATGAGAGACTGTCCCCAATATGAATCTGAATCTCCTTCATCGCGCCATCTCGCCAATTATCTACTTATGCAGGTTGCTAACAGGATCGGAGTCCGGGTGTGAAAGCAATTCCCTTGTTGTCGCGACTCAGGCTCTTGAGGGCGGCTCCGTTGCCCCTTtcatcattttccttttcgaCGTACAGTTTCCTTTCCTCAAGTAGCGATGCTGTAGATTCTGCTCTGCTCTCtttctgtttcttttcctAGTCTTGCTCTTCAAAGAGAAGTCTGCCGTTGCTGTTTTGCAAAGACAGTTTTGTCTTCTATCTATAGTTAGATCGCACGCTCTCGCAGCTGagcttttaagtttttttttctttaccaTTTGTTTTTTGTGTCCTACTTGCCTACCACCAGTATCATGTTTCACCATTTTATCCGATGTTGTGGTGCTTCGTTAGGGCCTGATAAGGAGTGACTAAACAGAGGGTCAGAGGCCGTATCTGTCTTACATAGACTAGTAGAACGGTGTTGGGTGTTTCGAATTCCAAGTGGTGACACATTGCCCGAATTACTATGAATTCGTTATCATCGAATGTGCTGAGGCCATGTTTGGTTAGTAGGAAATGGTAGGGAATGGAATACCTATTCCGTACGAAATACTCATTCCGACTTTGGTTTGTGGGAATGCGGAATAGTTATCCGGCTTGCATCAGGAAAACGTGTGCCTCCCATGAATGTCTGAAATGGGTATTCTCCATCTGGAAATGACGTGAAAATCCAAAAATACCCTCAATTTTCCTAGACTTATTACAATCGCATGCCATCCAGCTTTATCTCCTGTAGAAATCCCCGATTTCCGCTGCTGCTCCATCGTTGTCGCACCATCTCCCGTCCTTGATGAACCTCTGCAGGAGCCACTACACGAAGCTCGACCCCGAACCCACCACTCCACCGCACGAACCTCTGCACGAGCCAGAGTTCTCGACAAACCCAAGCTCGGTTCGTCGAGATTGTGGGCTCGCGATCCTCGGGCTAGGTTTGCGAGTCCAATGCAAACTCACCGTGGGGCTTGCGAGCCCTAGATGGCTCGAGGGCCTAGCTCTAGAGCCAGAGCCAGCTCCCCGTAGCCATGGGATGTGGGCATTGtacgaagaagatgaacagtgatcgtatttttttttcaatttaatatattattttaatattttaggtgtgtatatgtttttttattttgtttatgatATATTTCCGATTTTCGTCATTTTTTTATTCCGTTTaaccaaagaaaatgaatttgtATATTCCCAGTTTATTCTAATTTTTGTCAATTCTATTATgtattaatttcatttcagcgaaccaaacgtagcctgagaaattttttttaactcaactctacttatcttcaattcaataacacaattattattttttcattttttaactattcaattcaatttttaatactaaattatcttaactatttattattttttttcacaattcaacaacataatcattaatttctcttaactattcatcactttttcatacttttctcataattcaacaacacgatcattacaaaccaattaaaactaaaactcaactcaactcactCTAATACCATACACAACCTAACCAGCTTTCATATAAACGAGGGTCGACAGCCCACTTGAAAATTCTTTGATCCGTTAAGCCTCTGTTTGTCAGTCAGCTTcgtgaatttgaaaaatgaacTATCATCGATTGAACCACAATAAAGTTAAATTGCAAAATTATTCGCTCTTCGGTAAATCAGTTGCCTAGGAAGTAATtcttttaagaaattttaaaatttgtgaACCAAATGCTAcctacatatatattacatttgATAATAATCCGTGGTAAATTCAAAGATGAtaattttgagaatttttatgattttgtcACGAAATCGTTAAACCTTGTCGATTACCGTTCAACTGACAAGAACATGGAAAGTATGCCCCCGTCGGATTGTTCTTAATGGGGCTTATCTTCCATGATTGATAGATAGAAGACCCGATAATTTATTGTTTAATTCCCTAATAAACTTCgacaaaacaaataaacaaatctatcaatatatatatatatatatatatatatagttgtaaTCAATGATTAAATAGGATAAAGTGGTAAAACATGTACTAATTTATATGTTaatgtactatatatattataaataagatattcaaaaatgtatgaaaaatattttaatcacTTATTATCATATCGTTAACAAATAAATACATTcatcatttaaaaaaataataatttatatttatataaactttaaattaattaaaaaatttaagcatTATAGCTAATTTataaaaacttaattaagtaaaattctCATCAAAGTGACCGGGTCTATTTATctaaaggtattcaaatttataaaattatatatgaaatatcaattataataAACGCGCACAACCAAATAacgaaatttaaaaattttgatagactttaagattcttatttttcattaaataaaacTAACGATCTTATCCAAAAGtatacaaaatttaaattaatttttcttagaaattaatttgattaatgcaacgatgtatatattatatgaattccttaaattttttttacatgtgTTTGATATGTATTCTTTTCTTACAAACTTGAATTTATTGCCTAACTTTTTACAtgcaaatataaattataaattcaaaccaattattattttcatatttaaacttttataataaaattt
This genomic window contains:
- the LOC116192323 gene encoding haloacid dehalogenase-like hydrolase domain-containing protein 3; protein product: MALMASTKKHSLSRALSSFLRFRSSPGNEIASKPPCGARYSSTAASAAPAAAPATTEPRGMGAVEIFGLKDYEDYRRSLYGGITHKALLVDAVGTLVVPSQPMAQIYRQIGEKYGVEYSEDEILNRYRRAYEQPWGRSRLRYVNDGRPFWQFIVSSSTGCSDSQYFEELYNYYMTDKAWHLCDPDAEKVFKALKRAGVKIAVVSNFDTRLRPVLRALNCDHWFDAVAVSAEVEAEKPNPTIFLKACELLDVKPEDAVHVGDDRRNDIWGARDAGCDAWLWGSDVHSFKEVANRIGVRV